In Porites lutea chromosome 8, jaPorLute2.1, whole genome shotgun sequence, the genomic stretch GCTAAATTCGCTTATAAGAATTGATAATAAGCCTTTCTTTTATAAGTCACGGTTTCATGCAGGAGCGTCGAAGGAGTGAAAGATGTTAAGGATTTGCTTGACGATTCAAATTATAATTTCCTAAACTACACTGCTTTCATTACCAAGTATAATATAAAGACGAGCTATCTAGAGTACTATAAAGTCATGCCCGCCCTTAAACatttcaggaaaaaatgttccaacaatcaaaacttcacaacaaaccTTGGAAAAAGCCAGCGACAACCGGTTCTCTTCCAAGAAAGTTTGCAAAACGTTTTATCAGATTTTGCTCAAAAGAAAGACCTCCTCACCAGTGAAAAGCCAGGGAAAGTGGCTTGCTGAAgatcttttttcaaatgtaCAAGTGAACTGGGAAAATACCTATCAGCTACCTTTTCTATGTACTACGGAAACGAAGTTAAGGgtatttcaattcaaatttCTGCATAGAAGAGTAGCTACAAAAGACTTCCTTAACTTCTAAGATaggcaaaaaagaaacagaCTCCTGTTCTTTTTGCGCTGACACTTACGCATCTTTTTGGCACTGTATATCAACTCAGACTTTTTTGGAATAATGTTTCGTAGTGGACCTCCGAAGAGCTTGACTTGACCAACTTGAACATTTCCCCCTTTTCGCCAGCTCTTTGCTCGGCTTAATTGACAACATATCCAATCTTCTCCTACACCACTTCCTCCTCATTGCTAGACATTATATATATAGTTGCAAACTACGAAATACTATTCCTATAGTACAAGTGTACACTCAGTTAGTCATGCGCTCCATGGAAATTGAGAAACAGATTGCgtttgataataataacttagCCTCTTTTAGGAAGAAATGGGCTACTTTCAAACAATGTCCCTCAGAATATAATTTGACCAATACAGTTAATTAAAGTGCAAGTGATAAACGGGCAGATGGGTGATGGAAGACCATAAGGCAGGCAGCCTTCTCTTAATTGTTAATATATAAACTATATAcagtatttttgtagactttgtctttctttttctttttatttcttttttgtaaacgaTAACGTTGCCTGTAATGAATTGTAAgtgtaatgtattgtaattgtttgtgtgcgcgaaataaaaaaaaaaaagacccttattcagccgcaataaaaagctttgtgcttcaaaagaggtcaaagaaaatgctcgtgcatcagagggcaaatcctacCAGCCAGAAACGAAAGCCACAATAAGTCGATATGTGTGCCATGACTCTCAgcgtgaaacaagcggctaaaatcacatttgctcagtgaaaatgtagaaccttccagagcataatctaccaaacagaggaaaaaacttaTGGGAACAAGcagcatgaggtaaaagtcgtgtaggcctaccgCCCGCTTTTATTGCTATAAATACCCGAAGATAGGTGTAATTCCTGTCGGCGTACGAAGCGCTGCTGATCTCTTTGTACATGTCTTCGGAGCTTCACGTTCTGGAGAAGTCATGATAGTATCTGTAATGTTCATATTCCAAGTTCGCTCATTAAATTAGAAACTGAACTACTGCAGCAACACGAACGGCCTGTCGCGCACAAGTTAAGCAGCTTCAATCGGAAAAGTTTTCTCCTTGCTCAAGGGGAAATCTTAAGAATTCAAATGCTCGCGCTAGTACAACGCTAGTCTTGACCACTGTCAACCAGCAAGGTCTTATTTCTTGAAACGCCAAAGGCTGGCACCGTATTAATTCTCTTACCGGAGATCAACGACTTTTTGCAAAATCGACATTGAGGCTCGCGCTCCATTTCACTCTGTTTTCAGACGGAGCAAAACACCGCTCATTTCCTGTTAAATTTCCCAGGAGTTTCTCACGCGAAATTGATTGACAGATAACGATCTTACTGACAGATGATCGGTAGAATAATAACAAGAGGACGGAATAGCGGcctcaaatgtttgtctacaggctctcttcccccctccccctccctttcCATTCCCTTTCCTCGCTATTTTATTTCCCAAACAGACAAACAGAGAGCCTCTTCACAGgctagtaaaatccagctagttggtcaaaaatattgagacgaAACAACTTTacctagcaaaacgcgattcagccgccattgtcaTGGTTTTCAAAAccggcacttttcgctactataTATATAGCCGAgcagtagctcaaccaatcagaacgcagcattgataatagaccactagttggattttaataataataataattattattattattttattattattattattattattattattactattattattattattattatgacctCCTGAAACAATGCCTTAAAATGTAACTGCATGCAAAAGCTTCTCTTTCAAAATAGCGGAGATCGAAAACGTTGCAATTCTCTGTGTAATTAAGGTTGCTTCCGTGAAACACGATGCATGATTtatgtttcatagcctgcagtgcattATGGTGAACCCTTTTGAAGGGGGAAGTTCAGTCTTGTTCACGTTTattgaaataatggagaccatttaaaaaaattgttggaaaGAGTTAataaccaatgagaaggcgttcaagagagctttcaacTCAAATGGCTGCGAAATTCGTTAAGCATGAGCGAGCAGAAGCATGATCAAGCTCCGTTTTGAGGCCAGAATGCTGGTTATTGAATAAAGCAAACAACGCTATTCGTTTTTtattcaggtaaaaaaaaaattgcctcaaaaataTAGAAACGCTTTATGTTAAGTTAGTTATTGTAGTTCAACAAAcgccttaattttttttttaactccatcCAAAATTCCCACTTGCACGAGCCAAGCAAACTTGTTGAGAATTTGCTACATTTGCATTAACTACCACAGAGCAAAACCAAAACTCAAATCACTGTCttaaaaagcctaggattcagtgtttGGAAATACACTGTCTTCGCGTTCTGCTGACATAGCATAGAAGCGTCAGTAGCGTTTTCGGTCTTGGTTTGTAGGCTCTTCGGGGGCACGACTGGCTCCCATAATGCACCGCAagctatgaaacatggatcatgcatcatgcatcattcttcactgaagcaaccttaattgaaataggtgtatatttATTACGCGTGCTTTAGGGTTCTCTTTTGTTGCTATCAAAAGTGAGTAACGACGCATTTCGCTTAAAGGAGGAAGTTGCATTAGAAATTGACTCGCCGAACGAGGGATGTGAATACATATCCACGCGCTACTCACCGTTTGGGATGTTTGAAATTGTTAGGCGTACTTGACTTGAAGAACCAGGCATGTTCATATCGTGTTTCTCTTGTTGCAATCCAAATTTTATACACGGCTTACTTCGTTTATAAAACATACCTGCAGCGTCGCTTCGAGGGTGTGTTTTTCTTCACATATCCGTAAGGGAGAAAAATTGTGACAAATTCGCGGAAGGTTTTGACgattaaaaatgtgaaatttgtGAATTTTGCAATTTCcgttaaaattgtaaaatctgCAGCGCCGCTTTGAGGATGTGTTGTTATTAACATAACGAAGGGAAaagaattttgacaaatttgCCGTAGGGTCTGACGAAAAATCGTGAATATTGTAAATTTGGCAGTTTTCGCAAGAACATCACGAAATATCGCtcattttctatattttgtaattttcgcGAGGTCATCGCGAAAACTcgttaattttgtaaatttcgtAGCAGAGTTCAATTCTAGACTTAAGTGGAAAGAAAACTGGGCAAGACTCGAGAAAGACATCGAATAGTTATACTACCTTCTTTGCGTACTTCGCCCAGAAGCTTACGTGTCGACAttaaaatcgaacaaaaaagGAACACAGAAAACCTATATTCAACTGCAAGATTTAATAAGCAAGGCTTAATTGTTGTTTACACTTCTACTGTCCTACTATTTTTAGCTGAAATCAGCGATGGGTTTTTCACTATTGCGTTTTCGCCATTGCTTGTTTCTTCACTTCGCCTACTAAAGGAAGTTGAGTTTAGGCTATGTTAGAAAGATGTGCCTGAGCAGTTTCTTTTTGCTCAAACTCTTCAAGGTCACCATCGGTTTTGTGGCTCAGTAGATCTAGTTTGTGGTCAACGAAGTGATACGGTGGCACCTTCAAGCCCGGCTTCTTTGAtctgcaaaaaacaaacaaacaattaatgTTAGGTTGAAAATAGACGCTGACTAACAATCAAAATGCCATGCAAGTCGATCAAGCCACAAAATTTGTCTCGTTGATAAACGTCTGCCTCAATACTCTTCCACGTTCATTTTCGATTATTGCCCTTTGTCCTGCCTCGGGAGTGGATCATTATAAAAACTGAgacaacaattattttttcttttaccaggggcacccaacgggaatataattcaaaaccacttaaacatagcattgttgaaagtattttagtatttaaacggtagatataggcatatttttatccccccaaattttttatctgttcggatttcctagctgaaagtctaccttttcgaaaattttcattgccagaaattagggacaagatggcggttgcgcgtgcgcactaaggccacaatggctgcgaattcgtataagaaaatgtatggagaaaaggaaactttttcaaatatatcgattatgagctcacgggtgttcggtgcacgactcgaaacatgttaagtgctgtgtaaccttcgcatctgggttaaaaatagctaattagAAGTAGGTTTACTTACTTCCCGAAGTGGCCACTTTTATCGCTCGTTTTACgctccatttctccatacattgtcttaaaatcttgccgaagtcatgcgaaatactcgtcgattagaggataaacccttcactgaagtaattttgcacgactcgatatcacttctgcgatagaagatgttttcaaaacagtcgttaaaaggacgatttttgcactggaaaatacttccaaaggcgcGTTATTTCCCTCAGTTTTCCATCTGTAGTCCAGTAATGGACGCCATAGTTGCGAATGACACATTTCGGTCGGACAAAGCTTCACAGTCCAAAcctcaccgaatcgccattttgtttgttgctacaactccagagatgcttcacgggatataaactaggttccaggcgttcaaaaatcctcgattagccTATCAGGCGTGGTTTTAGACAAAATGAAAGGTACATCCGCGTACTGTTTTGTTCCTATCAGCCACCTGGCCGAgtataaacctaacattttcttgcaaggtgttttattccagcttttttcttcgtaaaacagatccacagagctgaaattatttaaaaaatcgcaggggatacgctttccctgactacgatcgttattgtccgccattttggaaatgagattccgctgacaattaatcacggGTGCGAAATGTCCACGATTTCTGGCAATGAGCCAGAAAAAAGTCTCCCGAAAATTCTACGTGACTTTTTTACGGAAAAAagccgttaaaaatgggcaattataccatttttagatgttctaaaatcctaggagaagcaggcaagaaagaaattttacaacaaatgttccgaaattctagatctcaaatcgtcttccgaacagatattttccaaaaattatcGTCGAGTGCCCCTGTTTTACCTTCTTCTCCCAtcagttttctctttttttctttatgtttgttcgtttgttttaatTGTAGTTTGGTGTTGATTATCAGGAAATCGGATGTTTAAGCCTTGTTTTGGCCAAACTGTTCAATTTTTACAGAACGGTTCATTGTCGTTTTAATCTCGTACAGTTATATTAAACGCCATTTATGAGAATTTTAGCCTGTTCCATGCTCTCAGATACTGGTTAGGACGAGCAATATGAAAAGCTATCGCGATAATAAATTGGCAAAATCTCAACTAGATTGGCTGAGGAGTAGCCTACTTGGAGTTACTTCTACTACTACTTATTCTTGTTCTAAATCTTAGTTATAAACTTGCTCCGTAAATCCCCTTCTCAGTATTCGAACGGCGTTATCGGGCGGGTGCATTATGCACAGCCCTGAGGAACGTTGCGACATGGCTACGTGCGTCTAAGTTCTTGCACGAAATCCTAAAAAGTGTCTAGCTTCATTCAGTTGGATCCTCTTGGCCGGTATATacgtactttcctgtggtactattTATTATGTTGTACCAGAGCTGGTTCGTTCTGACTGAACGTGCTTtcgagtctgtggataaaatcttATGGTAAGACCTGAAAGCttctgagcagtactttcttgTGGTCCTCTTTATAAAATGCTTTTCAAGGAGGTTCTAACGTTTGGGTCTGTGGAAGAAATGCTGTGTAGTGACCACTTAAAACAACCatttgtacatttatttttcCCTTGTGGTCttattgtttattatgctgtacgaGCTGATTCTGAGTTTTTACGTGTTTGAGTGGAAAAAACCACGTGAATATGAGAAGCACGATTGTGCAAAATCACAAGCTATCATGAAAAGCGAAGAGCACTATTGCGTAGTAGTGGCTATTTGATTCACAGTTTAaacctttaagtcccaatatccacatacaagtTCTCCAAACtaatctctatacatttccataaagaatgtgttgagagaatctgataaaagatcaaggcattttcccattgttgatcattttattaattctcataacctagtcTCTTGACAAAttatggatatcattaggaggaaattgatgttgatcacccatgggacttaaagggttaagacaaaagtaaattttaaaaatgtctcgCTTTGCTTATATTGCAATTGTGAAGGCGCAGGGGTAAATAACTTACTTGTAAGTAGTTTTGAAGTTGACCGTATAATGGCCACCGTCCTTCAACTTCAAGGCCATGTCGACATCTCCTCTCTGTCACCCATCCCACTCATACAGTCTCTCAGTGGACGGTTCCCAGCCATCTGTCTTCTTCTGCATAACAGGTCCATCCCGGGGAAAGTTTACACCTTGAAACTTGACTTCGTAGATGAAACAGTTGTCAACGAGTCTTTTcataaaaaagatattttattaaaagttatttcGCAAGTCTTGAGAGGTGAAAAGTACTGGACGATTTCCAGACCACATATATTACATATATCTGCACCACTATGTACTGACAGAAGACCTAGTGTTTTCGTCAACATAATTGGTTCATTCACAGTGGTTGAAATATCGGACATCTACACCTGTTCTCCGACAGGGctagaaaaaattttttttgcagtcATAATGAACAAGGGTTGATAAACAACCCTAGTTAGCTACTCCTTAGCAACGTGGATCAGGTCATAGGTAATATCTACTGTTGTGTTccaataatttttgttattattcattcaaaacatttgttcgtttctgattggttaaaatcccaggcataattcatcataaccagctactgtgcaccaaatttggaagaattttgcgatatgtgaaaaatgacgtAAACTGTGCAGCATACTTGCCAGAAAACTGAACatttaaccgagaagacctggggacgagattgagttgttttggtaacCAAAACGATAAACGCTAGTTTGCATATCTCAAACTGCCCTTGGATACCTTGTGATGCCTACACAAAGTAATTGCATATATGTATACATATATGAGTGAGCCCTGactatagtgattagggttaagcactaacaatactgatttaggttaagcactgaccatactgattagggttaagcacttagaatagtgattagggttaactgttagcttttatttagggttagggttttcGCTACAGTAGTTGAATTACTCCAGATTCCTGCAACGAGTTCTCGGTGGTCTAGTGATTAGGGCGTGAGACTACAGATTTAGCACTCCGGGATCGATACCTGCTCGTGactcgcaattttttttttctttaaaattgaagagacttgcacTTTGACGACATTTTTGAGTAGAAACTAAGTCTCTGCGTCAAAaaacttagaaatttcatgtaagtgTAAGTGAAAAGGGAGAGGGAGGTTTGAGATATGGAAACAAGTGCTTAACAAGTGCTTACCGAGTACAAAATGGCAGAACATTTCACTGACTCGTTTCACGGGGAAGAAATAggcgaactattggctaaaaacatagcaagaacagagagaagacaactcgacggacgacaTGTGCTAATTGGAGAATATTTGAGTACTGAAtaaccctttatctcctaaacttgccgatGAACAGGCAATTAAAGATGAACTTAGCATTGatgaaggtaagcatgttttagcttgtttttaaactgggaattattttgaatgaataataaaataatcattgaattcggctttcgaaTCACCTAAAGAATTTTCCGCCTCGGCTGATGGATAACACCGTCCTcgatcttcataattcttcagatgatactcatccaataattgttttaacaattatttgaaTAATTCAAATTATTCAAATTTAGTTTCGATTACCTGGAGTCGTTAGAGGCAGTGCACACTGCACCATCTTCGAAAGTCATGGTTCTTTCCCATGTGATTCCCTCAGGAAATGACAACTTGATGTAGTCTGGGAATTTGTCAGGATACTGAATAAATGGCTTGCTTCCATACATTTCTTGAGGCAGCAAAATGTCAATAGAAAATGGTAAAGGCGCACCCTTAGTGACTGTAAGCTTCATGGTCTGCACACCCCTTTTTAAAGAAAGAGTTTATACGCATTGGAAATTAGCATATTTTATATTAGTTTGCTaacgcccccctcccctcccccccccccccctcccccttgtatACTTGTTTATAACCAGTAGAAGTCAGAATTtgcttagcctgcgtggcaggcgtttgaaaaggaagggaaagggagttttaggtgcgagagaaaagcgaggggcgcgcgaggagggagggagggaaacgcctgccaggagaccattgtttttctcgtttttaacaTCCACCAGGCGAATGTTAAAATCCTGATTGGTCCGTcttcaaaacatgtcaatcacagCCTTAATACCTTAATCCGATTGGCTGAAATCAACATCACGCTACTGAGTAATCTTTCAgcatttaaaaatatgttgttagtGAGGCGTGATGAGATTTCTGTATGAAATTCATCGTTTTAGAACGATTAGAAACTGAAGGCATCTATTTCAGCTTGAAAGGAGAATAGAAGAAAGTAGTTAAGAGACTCGTATGAAGGAAAAGACCTGTCGGCTAGAtgagttttgctgactggttttgaGAAGTCTTGTCTCCCAACGGCTTGTTTTACTCActagaagaaagaaaggaaaaatcatgctgcctgtgtgcttgttatctgctgtttgaCCTCAAACGCCTACCACGCAAGCTACGCTTTATCAACGACCAGATTGTTGAAGACGAAGCGATCTATAATCCTTAGCGATTTTTGGTTTGAGTACTTCTTCTTGCTGGTTATAGACGTTATAAAGCCGCCAGGAACTtacttttataataatattgattgCAGAATTAGCCTTATTGTAGATCTTTGAAGTTCAGCTCTTCTTTCACTGCTACCTGCGTTCTTTTGTATGCTCCGCTGGATCCAGTTCGAGAGTCAGCAAAGtgtttgtaattaatttctCCGACAAACAATGCGGCATGCAAGTTGGGAAGTCTAACACGATACCTTCAGCAAAAACGTAATAGATTTATAATGGATTTTATATAACAAGCCAGGCATGGTTGCGACTTTCTTCCTTCGACGGACGACCGcatttatactttttttaatagtaccttcacttcagatttcttgttttaggaaaacaaaagaaaaacaatacgCGAAATACGACTTAAATCAATGAAGCGCATCGCTGCCAGACtttatttgacagctagtcattcacagttgccttatttttgcatacataataagtaggcgggatggcgaaaacaatggtttcctggcaggcgtttcccttcctccctccctcctcgcgcgcGCCTCCCGTTTCCCTCCCGCCCAAAACcctctttcccttccctttcaaacgcctgccacgcaggctagaattTGCTACTCGTAATAAACCAGACTATCATGGTAATTAGGTTCTGTCCTGCACCAGAACACTAAGTCTGCCAGGAGCCCTGATGCCTATTTAAAATAAGTATACTTTGAGCGTTTTTTTAGGCGTGCACGATTAAGGCTGAAATGATTTGGTGTTAGGGAAAAAGTCCCTTTAAAAAAAGCGTGGGAGGTTTGGGGTTTATTGTTTGAGATCTGTTTTAAACAAGAGGCTACTGCATTTAACTAGCTGGAACTTACTCGTAAGGCTGTCCACTTCCATTTCCTTCTACCTCAAAGGGGTATCCATTGACGATCCCGTCCATATGAAACTTGGTATTCATTTTAGGTAGGATTCCAGTCTTACAagaaaatgatgataaaaaccattattttttcatttattcatttattaatttccTTGTTTGATTATCTATACGTcgcgcaaatatcaatccacGCACCCGGTTTTATTAACCGTTGTAAAATTAGTGCGCATGAATTAACTGCAAAAGCTGTGAATGAAACGAtcttttacctttttacctttttttggtgtttaattaaataaatactaaaaagaaaaaatgcgtTCCCATATTTCTGGTTAAACATTGATAGAATAGGCTCAGGTAAGGGCATTCCGATTGGCTCGATAGAAGGTTTGAAAGACAGCTGACTTTTTGAAAGCTGTACTGAGTAAACTAATCTCGTAAAAAAGTTGTAGTCTTTCGCTAGATAAGAGCCGTAAAAAGGGGTAAAGATCGATTTTCTTCATCGTCGTAGATagattcacgaggttttcacgtgcgattcaaCTAAGCAAAACGACGACTTAATTCTTGAAGTTTTAAAAGGTATTG encodes the following:
- the LOC140946285 gene encoding GFP-like non-fluorescent chromoprotein, with protein sequence MNTKFHMDGIVNGYPFEVEGNGSGQPYEGVQTMKLTVTKGAPLPFSIDILLPQEMYGSKPFIQYPDKFPDYIKLSFPEGITWERTMTFEDGAVCTASNDSRLVDNCFIYEVKFQGVNFPRDGPVMQKKTDGWEPSTERLYEWDG